A part of Streptomyces sp. NBC_00557 genomic DNA contains:
- a CDS encoding four-helix bundle copper-binding protein codes for MTQSQMMPALTQQMQDCIEACMNCHSMCEESMSSCMQKGGQQQMQVMRALMDCSEMTRMCADMMMRRSPMSAEMCTMCAKVCEMCAEACMTMPDDQQMMRCAEACRRCAEACRATAGAGM; via the coding sequence ATGACCCAGTCCCAGATGATGCCGGCCCTGACCCAGCAGATGCAGGACTGCATCGAGGCCTGCATGAACTGCCACAGCATGTGCGAGGAGTCCATGAGCTCCTGCATGCAGAAGGGCGGCCAGCAGCAGATGCAGGTCATGCGGGCGCTGATGGACTGCTCCGAGATGACCCGCATGTGCGCCGACATGATGATGCGGCGCTCGCCCATGTCCGCCGAGATGTGCACGATGTGCGCCAAGGTGTGCGAGATGTGCGCCGAGGCGTGTATGACCATGCCCGACGACCAGCAGATGATGCGCTGCGCGGAGGCGTGTCGCCGCTGCGCGGAGGCCTGCCGGGCGACGGCGGGGGCCGGTATGTGA